Proteins encoded in a region of the Pseudothermotoga elfii DSM 9442 = NBRC 107921 genome:
- a CDS encoding zinc metallopeptidase, which translates to MFFYDPTFLLLIPALLLAIWAQVKVQSAFSHYSQVRSTTNFTGSQLAMRLLDSAGIYDARVEAMPGHLTDHYDPRTKVVRLSSSTYGSSSVAALGVVAHEIGHAIQHAEKNPLLVFRTILAPVASVGSSLAWIFFIMGLLFALPAMLRFGIVLFSLAVLFSLVTLPVEYDASKKALKLLGENVMMPEEELKGVRKVLSAAALTYVASTAMAVLQLLRMLLIAGVFGRRD; encoded by the coding sequence ATGTTCTTCTACGATCCGACGTTTTTGTTATTAATACCGGCTCTATTACTCGCAATCTGGGCACAGGTCAAGGTCCAGAGCGCTTTTTCACATTATTCTCAAGTCAGATCAACTACAAATTTTACAGGAAGTCAGCTTGCAATGAGACTTCTTGATTCAGCTGGTATTTATGATGCCAGAGTTGAAGCGATGCCGGGTCATTTGACTGACCATTATGACCCGCGTACAAAAGTAGTCAGACTTTCTTCTTCAACTTACGGAAGTAGTTCTGTCGCTGCGCTTGGTGTTGTAGCCCATGAAATAGGGCATGCTATTCAACATGCAGAGAAAAATCCTCTGCTTGTCTTCAGAACTATTCTTGCTCCAGTTGCAAGCGTGGGTTCTTCCTTAGCATGGATATTTTTCATCATGGGATTATTATTTGCGCTGCCGGCAATGCTAAGATTTGGAATTGTGCTGTTCTCCTTAGCTGTTCTGTTCAGTTTGGTAACATTGCCTGTTGAATATGATGCGAGCAAGAAAGCTTTGAAATTACTGGGAGAAAATGTAATGATGCCGGAAGAAGAGCTTAAAGGCGTGAGAAAAGTTTTGAGTGCAGCTGCTCTGACCTACGTTGCTTCTACTGCAATGGCTGTATTGCAACTTCTAAGGATGTTACTTATCGCGGGAGTTTTTGGAAGGAGAGATTAA
- a CDS encoding LacI family DNA-binding transcriptional regulator → MKKITIKDIAEIAGVSVSTVSRVLNEKGNVDDSLRERVLNAIRETGFQPSKFARQFRKRITQVHVAIPIWEEPYLRVLDGLIEAFEDKEIFVSVGKSTEDSVADIVVLISDKDNCEGKINITVGSDFDNCSVVFDYFHAYKELTDFFLKNGKRSYTLLSTGLKDYKTCKLYAAFLKAMFHGGIEDYDVILLENEGDFLNKFSRLSDVVFCVDDVIAVRLIEALKIEGVRIPEEVSIVGHGNLTISQLVIPSLTTVEYFNRSIGKMCASVLLKILNGEKVPKRIVYKGQVIKRESSI, encoded by the coding sequence TTGAAAAAAATCACGATAAAAGATATAGCTGAGATTGCTGGTGTATCTGTGTCAACTGTTTCGCGCGTTTTGAATGAAAAAGGTAATGTAGATGATAGTTTGAGAGAAAGAGTCCTCAATGCTATAAGAGAAACAGGGTTTCAACCAAGTAAATTTGCGCGACAATTTAGAAAAAGAATAACTCAGGTTCATGTTGCTATTCCAATTTGGGAAGAACCTTATTTAAGAGTACTTGATGGCTTGATAGAAGCATTTGAAGATAAGGAAATTTTTGTTAGTGTGGGTAAAAGCACCGAAGATTCTGTTGCAGATATTGTGGTGCTGATTTCTGATAAAGATAATTGCGAAGGTAAGATAAATATAACAGTCGGTAGTGATTTCGATAATTGTTCAGTGGTTTTCGATTATTTTCATGCTTACAAAGAATTAACTGATTTTTTCCTCAAGAATGGAAAGCGGTCATACACTTTACTTTCCACAGGGCTTAAAGATTACAAAACATGTAAATTGTACGCAGCTTTTTTGAAGGCTATGTTTCACGGCGGAATTGAAGATTACGATGTTATTTTGCTTGAGAATGAAGGTGATTTTCTAAACAAGTTTTCACGACTTTCGGATGTCGTTTTTTGTGTTGATGACGTTATTGCGGTCAGGCTTATAGAAGCTTTGAAAATTGAAGGAGTAAGGATACCAGAGGAAGTTTCAATAGTAGGGCATGGGAATTTGACAATTTCTCAATTAGTAATTCCATCTCTGACGACGGTAGAATATTTTAACAGATCGATTGGAAAGATGTGTGCCAGTGTCCTTTTGAAGATTCTCAATGGTGAGAAGGTTCCTAAAAGAATTGTTTACAAAGGCCAGGTGATCAAGAGAGAGAGCAGCATATGA
- the ybeY gene encoding rRNA maturation RNase YbeY, translating to MPKIHLVNKTRTKIDQKKIKQVISMVLKNEDKNIDVSLVFIGERRMRNLNREYRKIDSPTDVLTFFYEEESFGEIFICPSQVEKNASKYSQRYEIELFRVLIHACLHLCGYDHEFVDNKSQEMFHRQEKYLREVEKNGC from the coding sequence TTGCCGAAGATTCACTTGGTCAACAAAACGAGAACGAAGATCGATCAAAAAAAGATCAAGCAAGTTATTAGCATGGTTTTGAAAAATGAGGATAAAAATATTGACGTGAGCCTTGTATTTATTGGAGAAAGACGTATGAGAAATCTCAATAGAGAATACAGGAAAATTGATTCGCCTACTGATGTTTTGACCTTCTTTTACGAAGAAGAATCTTTTGGGGAAATCTTTATATGCCCGTCACAGGTGGAAAAAAATGCGAGCAAGTATTCCCAGAGATATGAAATTGAGCTTTTTCGTGTGTTAATACACGCCTGCCTTCATTTGTGTGGTTATGATCATGAATTTGTGGATAACAAGTCTCAAGAAATGTTTCACAGGCAGGAAAAATATCTCAGGGAGGTAGAGAAAAATGGTTGTTAA
- a CDS encoding DMT family transporter codes for MKKIQAITLLFTVTMIWGLTFPVQKIALDGANPFFYNFLRFIVSFFLSLLFFRKKPSWGKGLILGLFLAIAYASQTSGLKITSSTKSGFITSLYIPLVPFFSYIVEMIKPTLIQFLTFLVSIFGLYMLNDPSRDPFNIGDLLTLVCAVSFAIHVVLITHFTKRSDVDEISLIAPQFLLTALINLCLTPLGGGLKISMEFIFAMVFSALLATIFALWVQLKFQKEVGSNVSALIYVGEPVFAAIFSFLILSEKLSFLQISGMILLICAIIFGIAYKRDSGGD; via the coding sequence ATGAAGAAAATTCAAGCTATCACACTGCTTTTTACCGTAACAATGATCTGGGGTTTGACTTTCCCTGTTCAAAAAATAGCTTTAGACGGTGCAAATCCTTTTTTTTACAATTTTCTCAGATTCATTGTCTCGTTCTTTTTGAGCCTGTTGTTTTTCAGAAAAAAGCCAAGTTGGGGAAAAGGATTGATTCTTGGTTTGTTTCTAGCAATAGCTTATGCTTCTCAGACGAGTGGTTTGAAGATTACCAGTTCCACAAAGAGTGGTTTCATCACATCACTGTATATCCCGCTTGTACCATTTTTTTCTTATATTGTGGAAATGATCAAACCAACGTTAATTCAATTTCTTACCTTCCTTGTTTCTATTTTTGGGCTTTATATGTTAAATGATCCATCCAGAGATCCTTTTAATATAGGAGATTTACTCACACTTGTATGTGCAGTCAGCTTTGCAATTCATGTTGTTTTGATAACTCATTTTACGAAAAGGTCTGACGTTGATGAGATCTCGCTTATCGCACCACAGTTTCTTTTAACAGCGTTGATTAATCTTTGTTTAACACCTCTCGGTGGAGGCCTGAAAATTAGCATGGAATTCATTTTTGCGATGGTATTCTCAGCTCTTCTGGCAACTATTTTTGCTCTCTGGGTCCAGTTAAAATTTCAAAAGGAAGTAGGATCTAATGTATCTGCTTTGATCTATGTTGGGGAACCAGTTTTCGCGGCTATTTTTTCATTTTTAATACTCTCAGAGAAACTCTCGTTTTTACAGATCTCTGGTATGATTTTGCTTATCTGTGCGATAATTTTTGGGATAGCTTATAAAAGAGATTCTGGAGGTGATTGA
- a CDS encoding DUF1015 domain-containing protein, with protein sequence MVVKPFRAVRPKKEFASSVAAKPYDVVDSREAKEVLKLNPYTFYRVTKPEINFDKDMEPSSSEVLQKAREILSEMISSGILIQDETECFYIYKQTGKDHIQIGLVATFHVDDYLNNKIKKHELTRKEKEDERAKHIYHLKAQTGPVFLMYRSSEKLDSLIERFAQGEPEYDFTDEDGIRQTVYVVKDRQSVELIKKAFEGVDSFYIADGHHRAASAVRVAQILRQETSPFKPDEEYNYFLGVLFPHKHLKIYDYNRVIRDLNGLTVQHFISSLENIFDLSLAPHSPYKPVKKHEFGMYIGGKWYILRLKEGLINESDPVRSLDVSILQEFVLKPILGIDDPRTDKRIEFVGGIYGLRMLENYVDKKGFSVAFALYPTSVEDLMKISDFGFIMPPKSTWFEPKLKSGLFIHLI encoded by the coding sequence ATGGTTGTTAAACCTTTCAGGGCAGTCAGGCCAAAAAAGGAATTTGCTTCATCAGTTGCTGCAAAACCATACGATGTTGTAGATTCTCGGGAAGCAAAAGAAGTTCTTAAGTTGAATCCTTATACATTTTACAGAGTTACAAAACCCGAGATAAATTTTGATAAAGATATGGAGCCAAGTTCTTCTGAAGTTTTGCAAAAAGCCAGGGAAATACTTTCAGAAATGATTTCTTCAGGTATTTTGATTCAGGATGAGACAGAGTGTTTTTATATATATAAACAAACCGGAAAGGACCATATCCAAATAGGTCTTGTCGCAACATTCCATGTTGATGATTATCTCAACAACAAAATCAAAAAGCACGAACTGACCCGCAAAGAAAAAGAAGATGAAAGAGCAAAACATATATACCACTTGAAAGCACAAACTGGGCCTGTTTTTCTTATGTACAGGTCTTCGGAAAAATTGGATTCTCTCATAGAAAGATTTGCTCAAGGTGAACCCGAGTATGATTTTACAGACGAAGATGGTATAAGGCAAACGGTATATGTTGTGAAAGATAGACAATCAGTTGAATTAATCAAGAAAGCCTTTGAGGGTGTGGATAGTTTCTATATTGCCGATGGTCATCACAGAGCAGCTTCCGCTGTTAGAGTGGCACAAATTTTGAGACAGGAAACGAGCCCCTTTAAACCTGATGAAGAATATAATTACTTTCTTGGTGTCTTGTTTCCACACAAACATCTGAAGATATACGATTACAACAGAGTAATCAGAGATTTGAACGGATTGACAGTTCAGCATTTTATTTCAAGTCTTGAGAATATTTTTGATCTTTCCCTTGCCCCTCATTCACCTTACAAACCTGTTAAAAAACACGAGTTTGGTATGTATATAGGTGGAAAGTGGTACATTTTGAGACTTAAAGAAGGTTTAATTAATGAGTCGGATCCTGTCAGATCTCTCGATGTTTCAATTCTTCAGGAGTTTGTTTTGAAGCCAATCCTTGGTATAGACGATCCAAGAACAGATAAGCGTATAGAGTTTGTCGGAGGTATTTACGGGTTGAGAATGCTGGAGAATTATGTTGATAAAAAAGGATTTTCTGTGGCGTTTGCTCTTTATCCAACATCTGTTGAGGATCTTATGAAAATTTCGGATTTTGGCTTTATCATGCCTCCGAAGTCGACATGGTTCGAGCCAAAATTGAAAAGTGGCCTGTTTATTCACTTAATTTGA